ACCGAACATCACCGTATAGAGCAAACGAACATCAGAAACATTGATGATACTCCCTCCAACAATCGACCCAATTACACCAGAGATTCCGAAAAACACAGAAATAAACAAAAGGTGACCTGTCGAGGTTAGCTCTTCGGGTACAAGCTTTGTTAAGAACTGAAATGCTGTTAAGTAGAACATCGCAAATGTTACACCATGTAAAACTTGGATAATAAGTACAATCGATGGATCTGGAGCAAAAGACATTAACAGCCATCTGATCGCGTATAAAAAGCCTGCTACAGTAATAAACGTTAACGCATGATACTTTCTAAACCAATATACACTTAATGCAAATACTACAGCCTCAGCAGTAACGCCGATAAACCAAGCTAACCCGATGTGCGACTCATCCCCACCAAGTTCGACGATATATAATCCCAAAAATGAATCATTCATTCGGTGGGTTAAACTTATGGCTAATACCATTAATAAAAAAATCGCAAGTTTTCCGTTTTTCATTAGTTTTAGTGCACTTGTAAGCATAACTGGCTTTTTGGATGGAACGCTGTCTGGAGCAATATAGCAAAAGAATAGGGCAATACAAATAAAAAAAGCATACAAGTAATACATATTACTTACCCCGATATGACTTAAGATATATCCTCCAACTAATGAAGCTGTTCCAAATCCAAGTGACCCCCACATACGAATGCTTCCAAACGATACACCTTGTTGAACGGATACTTTTTGTGCCAAACTATCTTGTAAGGCCCCTGCTGGTGACATAAAGGAAAAGAAAAAGTATAAGAGCGGAATCAGTAGAATAAACTCTGCCATTTGGAAAACAACAAAACCTACTGCCAATGCTCCGGCAAGACAGAGTAAAATGACTCTTTTCACTGTTTTATATTTATCACTAACAAATCCCCAAAACGGCTGAGCAATGATTGCTGCTGCCGGCCCTACTGCTAATAACACACCAATTTGTGACCCAGTTAACCCCATTTGTTGAAAATAAACAGGTAAATAACTAATTAACATTGTCATTGCGGAATGAAAGAAAAACAACATTCCTTTTAACTTCCATGTTGAATTCATAATTCTTATCCTTTCTAAAGCTCTAAATATGTTACCTTAACCAATCTTTTTCATATAAAAAGTCCTGACTAATATCGATAAATAAATATCGATCACTCGATAATCGGAAAGAATATGTACGAATTAACTCATTTGAGTCAATGTCGCGATAACTATCAGAAATAATTCCAATATTTCCATGCTCCATTTGAACCAGGTTCTCTAAAAAGTATGAACGCCAGCTCCAATTTTTCCC
The Bacillus shivajii DNA segment above includes these coding regions:
- a CDS encoding MFS transporter is translated as MNSTWKLKGMLFFFHSAMTMLISYLPVYFQQMGLTGSQIGVLLAVGPAAAIIAQPFWGFVSDKYKTVKRVILLCLAGALAVGFVVFQMAEFILLIPLLYFFFSFMSPAGALQDSLAQKVSVQQGVSFGSIRMWGSLGFGTASLVGGYILSHIGVSNMYYLYAFFICIALFFCYIAPDSVPSKKPVMLTSALKLMKNGKLAIFLLMVLAISLTHRMNDSFLGLYIVELGGDESHIGLAWFIGVTAEAVVFALSVYWFRKYHALTFITVAGFLYAIRWLLMSFAPDPSIVLIIQVLHGVTFAMFYLTAFQFLTKLVPEELTSTGHLLFISVFFGISGVIGSIVGGSIINVSDVRLLYTVMFGLSVVGFISALIYRYFYFKSDDGQKDRERMKEAHT